GCAGTTGCGAATGGCTTCGTCGATCGCTGCGGCAGCCATCCAGTAGGGATCTTCGTCGCCGAGATGAGGGTTCATACCGCAGCTGACCACGAGGCCTCGGTTGGAGGTTAGGTCAGGCCGCACCACGGCTGCGTCGGACGGGCCGTCGTTGTTGATACCGACCAGCGGTTTGACCACGCTGCCGGCCTGGACTTCGTGATCGTACTGGCGAATGATCCATTCTTTGCTCGCAACGTTCAGGCTGCCGAGGATTTTCTTGAGGTCTGCGGTGTAGTCTGATTTGTTGAGAGCGGCAACCAAAGTAGCAGGCACTTTCCAAGTGCCGCCCGCCTGTTGATCGACGTCTGCACTGCTGGCTTCATCACTCGGAGAGTGATGGCTACTTAGTTCATACGTCGCTTCGCGAATCACGGGCGGCCGTCCGTCATGCAGGAATTCCATCGTGACTCGGCCGACTTCGTTGTCCGCGTACTTCAGCACCAGTTCGTGAGTGTCTGTGAACTGACCGATCACGCTGGCTTCCACGCCTTCGGATTCGCACAGCGCGGTGAATTCTGCGACGTTGCTTTCCGGGACAGCCAGCACCATGCGTTCCTGAGCTTCGCTGATCCAGATTTCGGTGTACGACAATCCGCTGTACTTCAGCGGAGCTTTATCGAGCCACACTTCGGCGCCGGTTTCTTCGCCCATTTCGCCGACGGCACTGCTGAATCCGCCAGCTCCACAATCGGTGATGGCGGTGTACAGATTGCGGTCGCGTGCTTCCAACAGCACATCCAGAACCATTTTTTCGGTGACCGGGTTGCCGATCTGTACGGCTCCACCACTGATGCTTTCGCTGTCTTCAGTGAGTTCTGCAGAGCTGAACGTCGCGCCGTGAATTCCGTCCCGACCGGTGCGTCCGCCGACAGCGACAATCAAATCGCCCGGCGAAACTTTACCTTCGCTTTTGTCGCGAGGGATCATGGCAATGTTGCCGCAGTAGACGAGCGGGTTGCCGAGATATCGGTCGTCGAAATAGACGGCTCCATTGACTGTGGGAATGCCCATTCGGTTTCCGTAGTCTCGCACGCCGCTGACGACGCCTTCCATCACGGCTTTCGGATGCAGAACACCGGGCGGTAGTTCGTCGGCGGGAAAGTCCGGGCGAGCAAAGCAGAAGACGTCGGTGTTGCAGACCGGGCGAGCTCCCAGGCCGGTTCCCATCGGGTCGCGGATGACTCCGCCGAGCCCCGTGTTGGCTCCGCCGTATGGTTCGATAGCGGACGGGTGGTTGTGAGTTTCGACCTTGATGCACACGTCCTGATTTTCATCGAACGTGACGATGCCGGCGTTGTCTTTGAAGACGCTCACGCACCAGTCGTCGTCGCCGAGGTTTTCGCGAATCTGCACCGTGGCGGCGAAGACTGTTTCCTTCAGCATGTTTTCGAACTGGATTTCGCGGATGGTTTCGCCGTCCTGCGTTTCCACATAGTGAATGCGGCCAGCCAGGGTCTTATGAGAACAGTGTTCGCTCCACGTTTGAGCGATCGTTTCCAGTTCGATGTCGGTGGGATCGCGGTCGAGCGATTTGAAGTAGTCGCGAATGGTCTGCATTTCAGCCAATTGCAGATACAACTGACCTTCGGCCGATAGTTTCATCAGTTCGTCGTCTGATGCCATGCCACGAATGGGGACGGTGCTGAGTTGAAAGTTGTAATCGCTGCCGACGTGCAGGTCGGTGAGTTGCAGCGGGCCGGTGACAACGTATTCAATCGCGTCGTTGGCGATGACTTTGGAAGACACTCGCGCGTGTTCGGCTTCGGATAGACTGCCTGTGAGCCAGTACTTGCGGCACGTGGCGACGGCAGAAACGTTCAGGTTTTGCTGAACGAGCGCTTTGGCAGCGTTGTCGGCCACGCTGTCGGTGACGCCAGGGTGCAGCAGGACGTTCAGGCACTCAGTTTTGTCAGCCGCATTTGAATCGGGCAGGGCGGTGACTCGGAACGTTTCCACAACGGGATCGCACAGCAGTAGTTCGGCCGCTTTACTTGCGTCGGCTTCTGATAATTCGCCCTGCATCAGAAACGATCGCGCCGATCGAACGTCAGTGAGAGAATTAATACCGAGGCTCTTCGCGTCGGCCAGAATTCGCTGGCCTTCGTGGTCGCGAGCGTCCTGGGACGGCAGAATTTCAACTTCCCAAAGCATTTTGACGGCATTCTGATTGGTGTGAGCATCGAAAACGGACAGTGCTGCGGAAGTATTTCACGGGCTGGCGTTGGCGGCAACTCACCCAGCGATTCCTTCCCAATTCCGTGAAATGTCTCTCGTTGTCTTGCCGCAAAAGTGCCGGTGGAGCACGTTCTGGATTGAATCGCCGTTGGCAACGCATCATTATCGGCAACGTTTTCACCGCTTTCGCCTTTCGGTTTACTTCAGGAGATGTCCCGTGCTGCGTTATTCACGATCACTGTTCGCCATCGTTTTCGCATCGACATGCCTTCACGTGCACGCCCAGGAGTGGAAGAGCGGTGTGGAATGGCAGGAACCCCCAGTGGTGACGCCGGGGGCAACCGACAGTCAGCCTCCGTCGGATGCCGTTGTGTTGTTCGACGGGAAGGACTTGTCGGCGTTCAACGGCGGCGACAAGTGGCTGGTGCAGGACGGTGTCGCGATTCCGCAGGAGACTCAGATTACGAGCAAGCAACACTTCGGCGACATGCAGTTGCACGTGGAATGGTCGGCTCCGACTGAAATCAAAGGATCGGGGCAGGGCCGAGGCAACAGCGGCATTTTTCTGATGGGGCTGTACGAGGTTCAGGTGCTGGATTCGTTTCAGAACGAAACCTACTTCGACGGCCAGGCAGGATCGATCTACAAGCAGACGCCTCCGCTGGCCAACGCGATGCGGAAGCCGGGCGAGTGGAACACGTACGATATCATCTTCAACGCACCGGTTTTCAAAGTGAATGGCGACATCGAAAAGCCCGGCACGGTGACCCTGCTGCACAACGGAGTGCTGGCACTCAACCACTTCGAACTACTTGGGCCGTCAAGCTACATCGCACCACCACACTATGAACCTCACGCCGAAAAAGGGCCGATCGCGTTGCAATTCCACGGCGACCCAGTGAGGTTCCGCAACATCTGGGTGCGAGAGCTTAAGCCAGCGGTTGGGGAGCGAACTTCGCCTGGGTTTACAGTGAAGAAGAATAAGCCAAAGGTGAAGATGGACACAAAAAAGAAATTGGATGACGCAAAGGTGCAGGGGGAGAGCGCAAAAGGTGCCGATCAGCCCGCGCGTGAGGGTGATCAGGGTTCAGGGCCCCCGAAGGCGGAACCGGAAAAGGCTGAAGACAAATGATGCCCATTGTTGAGCAAGCGATGCTACTCGGCCTGTAGATTTCGGCGAGGTGAACGGCATCGCACGGAGGCAAGTATCAATCCGCTGATCAGGCACCCCAACAGTGTTGATGGTTCCGGAACTGCGGAGATCGTGCCGGAAAACGTAATAGGCTGTGACGCACTTCGTTCGAAGTTCGTCACGCGAAAAGTGCCACCGCCGGAAGTTGTGCCGGTTCCGTCGGCCTGTGTGTTGCCGATTTCGATCAGGCGAAATTCGACTGTTTGGTTTGTAAGTGTGCCAAGGCTGGATAAATCAATGATGGGGTCCAGCGGCGTAGTGCCACTTTGCGTGAACGTGTGCAGGCTGGCTGTGAAGTTGTCGAGGTTCGAGTAGAGCCCCAATGTTCCCGGCCCAGTATCGCTGCTGCGCGTTGAAATAGTCAGATCGCTGAGTACAACGCTGGTTGCGCCATCCACTGTGAAGCCAAAGCTAAAATACTCATCGGCGGCAGACGGCGAAATCGGCGGCGGTGAGTCCCAGCCATTGCTGTTAAAGGAGTCGGCAGCGCCTGTGCTTCCGAGCCCCGTGCCGCGCCTTAAATCGAGAGCGGCAATACCTCCGTCTGGCGCTATCCCCGCGACGGTGGCCTCTGATCCTAGCATTCCTTCTAGGTCATATTGAAGGACAACATCGGCATAGATTGGATGGCAAGCCAGGAATAGCGTTCCAATGGCAGCCCAAAGCGAAAGACACTTCATGGCAAAGTTCTCGTCTTGATGTATTCGGCGGCCCGCTGATAAGGAAAGCTTACCGGGACGACAGCGATTGTTCAAACAACTGCGGCTACCAGAGGGTGCATCCGCTCATTGGGCTGTAGTGGATTTCGGCAGAAATCTTTGTCTCGGTATTTCTGGCGAATCCCACTACAGCGGATCGGCACATCCCAACCAGCGGACGCACCCGGCGCCAATTTTGCGTAGGCTTTAGTCAGTCTTCCATAGAGTCGATCGCCTTCGCATCGAAGGCGATGTGCTGCTGTTCACCGGAACAGTCGGCTACGAATGTGCCAAACGGGTCAATCGGCTGGGGGTTTGGCTGGACTGGGGTTTGGGCAGGTGTTGGCGTTGGCTCTGCAGCGATGTGGCTCTGCACTTCAATGGCGGGTTCAGGGCGACTGTCGACCGAGTCGCCCTCGGTCTCCCGCGGCGGCCGCGGGCCCTGATACTGGTAGTACTGGCACTCGAGCCGCCCGTTGTAGAGTTTGCGGCGTCGGTCGGCTCGGCGGCCGAAGAGGCGTTCGAAGCCTTTGTATGACGTCAGAATGTACTGACTCCACGCATCCAGCGACGCAAATGTCTGGCCCATCACTCGGTAAACGGCTTCGACTTCTTCGTTGTCGCCGAGGCGTTCGCCGTACGGCGGGTTCGTGATGAGGCAGCCGTATTTTAGCGGCGACCTCAATTCGCTGACTTCCTGGCAACCGAATCGAATGCTTCCGCCCACGCCAGCGTCTGTGGCGCCTCGTTGAGACAATCGGATCGCGCTGGGGTCGTGGTCGTAGGCCATGATGGGAGCAGGCAGGTCTCGTCTCCGCGTGTCGCGTGCTTCTGTGCGGACGTCCTTCCAGGTCTGGCGGTCAAACCATGGCCAGTCTTCGGCGGCGAAAGACCGCTGCAGTCCGGGAGCGATGTTGCGGCCGATCATGGCAGCTTCGATCGGAATTGTTCCGCTGCCGCAGAAGGGGTCGATCAGCGGACGGTCCGAACTCCAGTAGCTAAGCTGGATCAGCCCTGCGGCCATCGTTTCTCGCAGCGGGGCGGCACCCACAATGCTGCGGTAGCCTCGCTTGTGCAGTCCCGGTCCGGTCGTGTCGATGGTTAGTGTCGCGATGTCTTTCAGTAGCGACACTTCGATCTGGAATTCAGCGCCTGATTCGTCGAATCGGAATCGGTTGTGCTTCTTTTTCAGGCTTTCGACGATGGCTTTCTTGGTGACTCCCTGGACCTTCGGCACCGCATGCAGTCGAGAACGAACGCTGCGGCCTTTGACGGGAAAGCTGGCGTCTACAGGTAGTAAGTCTGCCCAGGGCAGGGCCGTCGTTTGGTCGAACAACGCCCCGAAATCCGGAGCGGGAAATTCACCCACCCGAATCAGCACTCGATCAGAGGATCTCAGCCACAGATTGCAGCGAGCGATATCGCGTTCATCGCCTGAAAACAGCACGCGCCCGTCAGAAACGCGGCAATCCTCGTAGCCGAGTTGCTGCAGTTCGCGGGCCACGACATTTTCCAGACCGAAAGTGGCGGTGGCGATGAGATCAAAACGCGGCATGGGAGATCAATTAGATGACAATGAGGTATTTCTGCGGTCAGTATGGTCTCCGAATGAAGGCATTCAATCGACAAACTTCGCCTTCTTTCCTTCAGGAACACGTAATGGCCACTTTCTTTCCGAGAATCGCCGAACTAGAATCGCGGCGTGGTTTGGGGCAAAGCTTCGGTCAGTGCGTTGCCGATGCCAGCGTCAGTGAACATGACGTTTTCGTTTCCCGGCCGTCGTTGCGTTTGCCAACGGGCGGATCGCCAGTGTGTTCGGCCACATGCCGACCAATGATGACTCAGAAGGTTAAAAAGTATGCAGGTTGCTATTACCTGTCGTCACGGCAGTATCAGTCAGGAACTGCGGGAGTACATTGCCCGAAAATCCGAGAAGGTCGTCCGATAC
This DNA window, taken from Fuerstiella marisgermanici, encodes the following:
- a CDS encoding PEP-CTERM sorting domain-containing protein (PEP-CTERM proteins occur, often in large numbers, in the proteomes of bacteria that also encode an exosortase, a predicted intramembrane cysteine proteinase. The presence of a PEP-CTERM domain at a protein's C-terminus predicts cleavage within the sorting domain, followed by covalent anchoring to some some component of the (usually Gram-negative) cell surface. Many PEP-CTERM proteins exhibit an unusual sequence composition that includes large numbers of potential glycosylation sites. Expression of one such protein has been shown restore the ability of a bacterium to form floc, a type of biofilm.), encoding MLGSEATVAGIAPDGGIAALDLRRGTGLGSTGAADSFNSNGWDSPPPISPSAADEYFSFGFTVDGATSVVLSDLTISTRSSDTGPGTLGLYSNLDNFTASLHTFTQSGTTPLDPIIDLSSLGTLTNQTVEFRLIEIGNTQADGTGTTSGGGTFRVTNFERSASQPITFSGTISAVPEPSTLLGCLISGLILASVRCRSPRRNLQAE
- a CDS encoding 3-keto-disaccharide hydrolase; protein product: MLRYSRSLFAIVFASTCLHVHAQEWKSGVEWQEPPVVTPGATDSQPPSDAVVLFDGKDLSAFNGGDKWLVQDGVAIPQETQITSKQHFGDMQLHVEWSAPTEIKGSGQGRGNSGIFLMGLYEVQVLDSFQNETYFDGQAGSIYKQTPPLANAMRKPGEWNTYDIIFNAPVFKVNGDIEKPGTVTLLHNGVLALNHFELLGPSSYIAPPHYEPHAEKGPIALQFHGDPVRFRNIWVRELKPAVGERTSPGFTVKKNKPKVKMDTKKKLDDAKVQGESAKGADQPAREGDQGSGPPKAEPEKAEDK
- a CDS encoding THUMP domain-containing class I SAM-dependent RNA methyltransferase, which codes for MPRFDLIATATFGLENVVARELQQLGYEDCRVSDGRVLFSGDERDIARCNLWLRSSDRVLIRVGEFPAPDFGALFDQTTALPWADLLPVDASFPVKGRSVRSRLHAVPKVQGVTKKAIVESLKKKHNRFRFDESGAEFQIEVSLLKDIATLTIDTTGPGLHKRGYRSIVGAAPLRETMAAGLIQLSYWSSDRPLIDPFCGSGTIPIEAAMIGRNIAPGLQRSFAAEDWPWFDRQTWKDVRTEARDTRRRDLPAPIMAYDHDPSAIRLSQRGATDAGVGGSIRFGCQEVSELRSPLKYGCLITNPPYGERLGDNEEVEAVYRVMGQTFASLDAWSQYILTSYKGFERLFGRRADRRRKLYNGRLECQYYQYQGPRPPRETEGDSVDSRPEPAIEVQSHIAAEPTPTPAQTPVQPNPQPIDPFGTFVADCSGEQQHIAFDAKAIDSMED
- the purL gene encoding phosphoribosylformylglycinamidine synthase subunit PurL produces the protein MLWEVEILPSQDARDHEGQRILADAKSLGINSLTDVRSARSFLMQGELSEADASKAAELLLCDPVVETFRVTALPDSNAADKTECLNVLLHPGVTDSVADNAAKALVQQNLNVSAVATCRKYWLTGSLSEAEHARVSSKVIANDAIEYVVTGPLQLTDLHVGSDYNFQLSTVPIRGMASDDELMKLSAEGQLYLQLAEMQTIRDYFKSLDRDPTDIELETIAQTWSEHCSHKTLAGRIHYVETQDGETIREIQFENMLKETVFAATVQIRENLGDDDWCVSVFKDNAGIVTFDENQDVCIKVETHNHPSAIEPYGGANTGLGGVIRDPMGTGLGARPVCNTDVFCFARPDFPADELPPGVLHPKAVMEGVVSGVRDYGNRMGIPTVNGAVYFDDRYLGNPLVYCGNIAMIPRDKSEGKVSPGDLIVAVGGRTGRDGIHGATFSSAELTEDSESISGGAVQIGNPVTEKMVLDVLLEARDRNLYTAITDCGAGGFSSAVGEMGEETGAEVWLDKAPLKYSGLSYTEIWISEAQERMVLAVPESNVAEFTALCESEGVEASVIGQFTDTHELVLKYADNEVGRVTMEFLHDGRPPVIREATYELSSHHSPSDEASSADVDQQAGGTWKVPATLVAALNKSDYTADLKKILGSLNVASKEWIIRQYDHEVQAGSVVKPLVGINNDGPSDAAVVRPDLTSNRGLVVSCGMNPHLGDEDPYWMAAAAIDEAIRNCVAVGADPSKIAILDNFCWGNTERPETLGTLVRAALACQDIAVAYSTPFVSGKDSLNNEFSYEDKDGNRQTVAIPSTLLITALGQIDHVEQAVTMDLKAPGNKLYLVGKTDPEELGGSHFNLVNNIDGGKVPQLNAAGNLATYKALHAAIKAGLVRSCHDLSEGGLAVAAAEMAFAGGIGVTLNEDLTAADLFAESNGRFLVEVEPGNTSQFTSKVEATLVGVTNDTDRLQVGSLLNADLNELKTAWQEPLGY